A genomic stretch from Rubripirellula reticaptiva includes:
- a CDS encoding GGDEF domain-containing protein — translation MFKALFASLRLAVAIVCIGLSLVLAGLWLDLFERPLRMVAFFTVSGVAVYWVFILGVMRSFEVAQVVPDRIREALDTLSEGLLVIDERDRIVLANESFSRMVGIDQEHLIGRRPGSLAWDCSAIAGDKNYPWMRAIEHHEPQIEQLLRFKRHDGKMRFFSVNASPVSGEDRKTRGALSTFRDVTASEEYRAQREHSLAMLRTSRDEISNRNRELQILASKDALTGCLNRRAFSEAFDEIWKTMQSTGQAVSCLMIDNDHFKNVNDTFGHPVGDEVLRQVASILNDQFSPPTLVCRYGGEEFCIVMPDTSIEAAIEQAEQVRSSIEAVQLAAVPELRLTASIGVSESCYGAASPQALIAQADECLYRAKDGGRNQVIAFES, via the coding sequence TTGTTCAAAGCCCTTTTCGCGTCGCTAAGGCTGGCAGTTGCCATCGTTTGCATCGGACTCAGTCTGGTCTTGGCTGGTCTGTGGCTCGATCTGTTTGAGCGGCCACTACGAATGGTGGCATTCTTTACTGTTTCTGGTGTCGCGGTTTACTGGGTCTTTATTCTTGGCGTGATGCGCAGTTTCGAAGTCGCGCAAGTCGTTCCCGATCGAATTCGCGAGGCACTCGATACGCTGTCCGAAGGACTGCTTGTTATCGACGAACGTGACCGAATTGTTTTGGCCAATGAATCGTTCAGCCGAATGGTGGGGATCGACCAAGAACATTTGATTGGACGTCGACCTGGTTCGTTGGCGTGGGATTGCAGTGCGATCGCAGGCGATAAGAACTATCCGTGGATGCGGGCGATCGAGCACCACGAGCCTCAGATCGAGCAACTGCTACGATTCAAACGTCACGATGGCAAAATGAGATTCTTTTCAGTCAACGCGTCTCCCGTGTCGGGCGAGGACCGAAAGACCCGCGGTGCACTGTCCACGTTTCGTGATGTCACGGCATCGGAAGAGTATCGGGCTCAACGCGAACATTCGCTCGCGATGCTTCGAACCAGCCGTGATGAGATCAGCAACAGGAATCGTGAACTGCAGATTCTGGCTTCGAAAGACGCGTTGACGGGGTGCTTGAATCGCCGAGCTTTTTCGGAAGCCTTTGACGAAATTTGGAAAACGATGCAGTCGACCGGTCAGGCGGTATCATGCTTGATGATCGACAACGACCATTTCAAGAACGTGAACGATACCTTCGGGCATCCCGTCGGTGACGAGGTGCTGCGTCAAGTGGCCAGTATCTTGAACGACCAATTTTCGCCACCAACATTGGTTTGCCGTTACGGAGGCGAAGAATTCTGTATTGTGATGCCCGACACAAGTATCGAAGCGGCGATCGAGCAAGCCGAACAGGTGCGGTCGTCTATCGAAGCCGTTCAATTGGCCGCAGTGCCTGAGCTACGTTTGACCGCCAGCATCGGTGTGTCCGAGTCGTGCTATGGTGCCGCTTCACCTCAGGCCCTGATTGCGCAGGCTGACGAGTGTCTGTATCGAGCCAAGGACGGAGGACGCAATCAAGTGATCGCGTTCGAATCGTAA